From Candidatus Atribacteria bacterium, the proteins below share one genomic window:
- the secD gene encoding protein translocase subunit SecD translates to MNWTKTLRVASVFVVIFIAIFLSFPLTEKINLGLDLQGGSHVILECVDTPNAPVDNDMVNRVLEIIRNRIDQLGVSEPVIQRQGPTRILVQLPGVEDPEAAVDLIGKTALLEFKDEEGETQLTGAHLINAKSSFDQFSRSIVLIEFDKIGAKEFGDATKSNVGKTLAITLDGKEISAPVVQEPILDGKAQITGKFTVDSAKHLAILLRAGALPVKVEILENRSIGPTLGRDSISKGIKAGIVGLILILIFMLIYYKGFGLIADFALVVCMILIVGALAGLKATLTLPGIAGMILTIGMAVDANILIFERIKEELKLEKTFRASIDAGFNKAFRTIFDANVTTLIAALALFYFGSGFIKGFAVTLSIGILASMFTAIVVTKIILEVVAVKFNSKALL, encoded by the coding sequence ATGAATTGGACTAAAACCTTAAGGGTTGCCAGCGTCTTTGTAGTAATTTTTATTGCAATTTTTTTATCATTTCCTCTAACTGAGAAGATAAATTTAGGCTTAGATTTACAAGGAGGTTCTCATGTTATCTTGGAATGTGTTGATACTCCTAATGCACCAGTAGATAACGATATGGTTAACAGAGTATTAGAGATAATAAGAAACCGTATTGATCAATTAGGAGTTTCAGAACCGGTAATTCAGAGGCAAGGCCCAACCCGTATCTTGGTTCAGTTACCCGGCGTGGAAGATCCTGAGGCAGCCGTAGATTTAATTGGCAAAACTGCTCTTTTGGAATTTAAAGACGAAGAAGGAGAAACTCAGTTAACCGGAGCTCATTTAATTAATGCTAAATCATCCTTTGATCAATTTAGTCGATCTATTGTTTTAATCGAATTTGACAAAATTGGCGCTAAAGAATTTGGAGATGCAACTAAAAGCAATGTAGGGAAAACTTTGGCTATTACTTTAGATGGAAAAGAAATTTCCGCTCCTGTAGTCCAGGAACCCATTCTCGATGGAAAAGCCCAAATTACAGGAAAATTTACTGTAGATAGTGCCAAACATTTAGCTATCCTTTTACGGGCGGGAGCTCTACCGGTAAAAGTGGAAATTTTGGAAAATAGATCAATCGGACCAACCTTAGGAAGAGATTCCATCTCCAAGGGGATAAAGGCCGGGATAGTAGGATTAATACTGATATTAATATTTATGTTGATCTATTATAAGGGGTTTGGGTTAATAGCAGATTTTGCTTTGGTAGTATGCATGATACTAATTGTGGGAGCTTTGGCGGGGTTAAAGGCGACTTTGACTTTACCCGGGATAGCAGGAATGATTCTTACGATTGGCATGGCAGTAGATGCCAATATCCTGATCTTTGAAAGAATAAAAGAAGAATTAAAATTGGAAAAAACTTTTCGAGCTTCTATTGATGCGGGATTCAATAAAGCTTTCCGTACCATATTTGATGCCAATGTCACGACTTTAATTGCAGCTCTTGCCTTATTTTATTTTGGTTCAGGTTTCATTAAAGGATTCGCAGTTACTTTGAGTATAGGTATTTTAGCCAGTATGTTTACCGCAATTGTAGTAACTAAGATTATTTTAGAAGTAGTAGCTGTTAAGTTTAATTCTAAAGCTTTATTATAG
- the yajC gene encoding preprotein translocase subunit YajC yields the protein MEALQQFLPLIIIFGIFYFILIRPQQQKQKKHKLMLDSMQKGDKVITIGGIYGIIKDIKGDTLTLEVAKDVVINTTRNAIGVKREK from the coding sequence ATGGAAGCTCTTCAACAATTTTTACCTTTAATTATTATATTTGGAATATTTTATTTTATCCTAATTCGCCCTCAGCAACAAAAACAAAAAAAACATAAATTAATGCTGGATAGTATGCAAAAGGGAGATAAAGTGATTACTATTGGGGGTATCTATGGTATAATCAAAGATATCAAAGGCGATACTTTAACCCTGGAGGTTGCTAAAGATGTAGTGATAAATACTACACGAAATGCCATTGGGGTAAAAAGAGAAAAATAA
- a CDS encoding tRNA guanosine(34) transglycosylase Tgt, which produces MSIKFEILKKSKKTKARLGRLFTYHGIIDTPVFMPVGTQATVKAMTPRELDDLGIQIILSNSYHLYLRPGYNLIRRVGGLHKFMGWKGAILTDSGGFQIFSFGKLNKISDEGVFFHSHLDGSKRFINPEKAMEIQMALGSDIAMAFDECAPYPSSKYQVEIAAQRTIQWAKRCQDTHHSESQSLFGIVQGGTFQDLRIENANQLVELDFPGYAIGGLSVGEPKSLMYEILDSTVPCLPNNKPRYLMGVGAPQSILEGVARGIDMFDCVLPTRNARNGSLLTSSGNLSITNAKYKDDFTPLDNKCQCYTCQNFTKAYLRHLYMSKEILASTLGTIHNLYFMSSLMRNIKLALLEDRLLEFRKEFLNNFLN; this is translated from the coding sequence TTGTCTATCAAATTTGAAATTCTAAAAAAATCTAAAAAAACTAAAGCAAGATTAGGGAGATTATTTACTTACCATGGAATAATTGATACCCCGGTATTTATGCCGGTAGGAACTCAAGCTACGGTAAAAGCAATGACTCCTCGAGAATTAGATGACCTGGGCATACAAATCATTTTAAGTAATTCTTATCACTTATATCTAAGGCCTGGATATAATTTAATCAGACGGGTAGGGGGGTTACATAAATTCATGGGTTGGAAAGGCGCTATATTAACTGATAGTGGAGGTTTTCAGATTTTTAGTTTCGGGAAACTAAATAAGATAAGTGATGAAGGCGTGTTTTTCCATTCTCACCTTGACGGATCTAAGCGTTTTATCAATCCCGAAAAAGCCATGGAGATTCAAATGGCTTTAGGTTCGGATATTGCTATGGCTTTTGATGAATGTGCACCGTATCCTTCTAGTAAATATCAGGTAGAAATTGCTGCTCAAAGAACTATCCAATGGGCTAAAAGATGCCAGGACACTCACCACAGTGAAAGCCAAAGTCTATTTGGAATTGTTCAAGGGGGCACTTTTCAAGACTTAAGAATTGAAAATGCTAACCAGTTAGTAGAACTTGATTTTCCCGGTTATGCAATAGGAGGATTAAGTGTAGGTGAACCTAAGTCGTTAATGTATGAAATTTTAGATTCTACAGTACCTTGCTTGCCTAATAATAAACCGCGATATTTAATGGGAGTAGGAGCACCTCAGAGTATACTAGAAGGAGTTGCAAGAGGGATTGATATGTTTGATTGCGTCTTACCTACCAGAAATGCTAGAAATGGCTCGTTACTTACTTCGTCTGGTAATCTGTCTATAACCAATGCCAAATATAAAGATGATTTTACGCCCTTAGACAATAAATGCCAGTGTTATACTTGCCAGAATTTTACCAAGGCCTACCTACGTCATTTATATATGTCTAAAGAAATACTTGCTTCGACTTTAGGTACTATCCATAATCTTTATTTTATGTCTTCTTTGATGAGAAATATTAAATTGGCATTATTGGAAGATAGGCTATTAGAATTTAGGAAAGAATTTTTAAATAATTTTTTGAATTGA
- the queA gene encoding tRNA preQ1(34) S-adenosylmethionine ribosyltransferase-isomerase QueA: protein MELKEFDYYLPSGFIAQKPIKPRDHSRLMVLNRSSNEIQHKVFKDMKDYLKKGDLLVLNNTKVLPARLFGFKEKTKGKVEILLLKPKSDRYWEVLVKPGKIVHSDTKIIFSPELEGTIEGKNEEKGSYFIQFKFKGNFKEILDKIGTMPTPPYIKERLTATEDYQTVYASQDGSIAAPTAGLHFSNSLLKELTLQGIEVVYLTLHVGRGTFESIRTSRVEEHQMDVEFYSISPNVAQKINQIRSEKRRIISVGTTTTRALESAYDLTKGKTISGSDWSDIFIFPGYKFKSVDVLITNFHLPRSTPLMLAAAFAGKNFLFKAYQEAIKEKYRFYSFGDAMIII, encoded by the coding sequence ATGGAGTTAAAAGAATTTGATTATTATCTTCCTTCGGGATTTATTGCTCAAAAGCCGATCAAACCAAGAGACCATAGTCGTTTGATGGTTTTAAATCGATCCAGCAATGAAATTCAGCACAAAGTTTTTAAAGATATGAAAGATTATCTTAAAAAGGGAGATCTTTTAGTTTTAAACAATACCAAGGTTTTACCGGCAAGGCTATTTGGTTTTAAGGAAAAAACCAAAGGAAAAGTAGAGATATTACTTCTTAAGCCTAAAAGTGATAGGTATTGGGAGGTATTGGTAAAACCAGGAAAGATTGTCCATTCAGATACTAAGATAATTTTCAGTCCCGAATTAGAGGGAACAATAGAAGGTAAAAACGAAGAAAAGGGTAGTTATTTCATTCAATTTAAGTTTAAGGGTAATTTTAAAGAAATATTAGATAAAATTGGAACAATGCCGACCCCTCCTTATATTAAAGAAAGATTAACAGCAACAGAAGACTATCAAACAGTCTATGCTTCTCAAGATGGCTCAATTGCTGCTCCTACTGCCGGGCTTCATTTTAGTAATTCTTTGTTAAAAGAGCTAACCCTCCAAGGGATTGAAGTAGTGTATTTAACTTTGCATGTAGGTCGAGGAACTTTTGAATCCATAAGAACTTCAAGGGTGGAAGAACACCAAATGGATGTAGAGTTTTATTCTATTTCTCCTAATGTCGCACAAAAGATAAATCAAATCCGTAGTGAAAAAAGACGGATTATTTCAGTGGGAACTACCACTACTCGTGCCCTGGAATCTGCTTACGATCTTACTAAAGGAAAAACTATAAGCGGGAGCGATTGGAGCGATATATTTATCTTCCCCGGTTATAAATTTAAATCAGTAGATGTGTTGATTACTAATTTTCATCTTCCTCGCTCTACCCCTTTAATGCTTGCTGCCGCTTTTGCCGGAAAGAATTTTCTTTTTAAAGCCTATCAAGAAGCAATAAAAGAAAAATATAGATTTTACAGTTTTGGAGACGCAATGATAATTATATAG